The Zerene cesonia ecotype Mississippi chromosome 14, Zerene_cesonia_1.1, whole genome shotgun sequence genome window below encodes:
- the LOC119831913 gene encoding keratin, type I cytoskeletal 9-like, with protein MALLKGYGVAILLCAILAVSTVQSLKDSSSSSSKAFGSSKAGALGSSSDSGATGKSRGSGGGLGLVGGYGGSQGGLSGGGGSGSQGGSGGSQGDLSGSSGADGGSGGSEGGVGGSSGSGGSQGGHGSSGGSSGQSGSGGSQGGSSGSGGSQGGSGGSQGSSGGSQGGYGGSSGSSGSQGGSGGSQGGSSSGNQGGSSGNQGGSGGGGSYGSRGLGSGSGGSGRGGSGGSYGGSGSGGSKSGGYGHKSGGY; from the exons ATGGCTTTattaaag GGCTATGGGGTGGCCATTTTATTATGTGCTATCCTTGCTGTAAGCACAGTTCAAAGTTTGAAGGATAGTAGTAGCAGCAGCTCTAAAGCGTTTGGCAGCAGTAAGGCTGGAGCACTTGGAAGTTCTAGTGACTCTGGAGCGACTGGCAAGAGCCGAGGCTCAGGCGGCGGTCTTGGGCTTGTGGGAGGATATGGAGGTTCCCAAGGTGGCTTAAGTGGTGGAGGTGGTTCTGGAAGCCAAGGAGGTTCTGGCGGTTCTCAAGGTGATCTCAGTGGATCAAGTGGTGCTG ATGGCGGTTCTGGTGGTTCTGAAGGCGGTGTTGGAGGCTCAAGCGGTTCTGGTGGTAGCCAAGGAGGCCATGGAAGCTCAGGTGGCTCAAGTGGTCAGTCGGGCTCTGGAGGTTCGCAAGGAGGCTCAAGTGGTTCTGGAGGCAGTCAAGGAGGATCCGGTGGTTCCCAAGGGAGCTCTGGTGGGAGTCAAGGTGGCTATGGAGGGTCAAGTGGATCCAGTGGGAGCCAGGGAGGATCCGGAGGAAGTCAGGGTGGTAGTTCTAGCGGGAACCAAGGAGGGTCAAGTGGAAACCAGGGTGGTTCTGGAGGCGGAGGGAGCTACGGTTCACGAGGCTTAGGAAGTGGCAGTGGAGGAAGTGGCCGAGGTGGTTCGGGCGGCAGTTATGGTGGTTCTGGATCCGGTGGTTCGAAATCAGGTGGATATGGCCACAAATCTGgtggatattaa